The region AATGGTATCGATAGCTGCATTGAACAACTACTATTTAAAGTATCGGATTTGCCATTTCATTTACTGGAAGGaaccatgataaaaaaaataataataataataacaatgatggaaATACGCACGACTCCTTCACACGATGAGGCAAAGAACGAAGTAATTTATCTAAAAAATATTGGAATCTtttcgcgttttttttttttggttttttttgttttgttttttttttgtttttttgtttttttttactgatgataACTTGTAACACTGATCCAAAGTCAGCACAAAATTATATGTTaaagagatagatggacagatagacagacagaaatccacCTGCCCTTACATTTTATACACATCAGTGAAGGCATAGCTTTAAGTCACTTTTCATATCTGtgatctttgtgttttgttttgtttttgtttttgttttttaagcagtAATACCCACATTTCTGTTTTACTAAATGTTCGtttctgtatttaaaaaaaaagaatgtcagaATAAAAGCATGATTATGCTAAGCGAAACTGTTATCACTCATTAGTCCACAAAATGAATGACAGCACTTGAAGTAAAAGGATGGAAGAGGTTTGGGCGGAAATGACGTAAAAAGTGACGTTACATTTCAGACGTAAGACTCTGCGCTGACACGTTTACATTTCTACAGGAAAATGTATACCTAGGTATCTCTCAAATTTCTTAAATAAAACGAACAATCTATTGATTTCTGATAGTTTCAAGTTCATTTAACAGACTGTTTAGGAATCACGGAACCATAAAAGTAAGATAACAATTCTCACTTAATTTCTGAACACAGATCTTCAGTTAAACCAGATGAACTGACCAGGAAAGTAGATGAAAACTAAAAGCTCATGTGCATACAGTCTTCGAAGAATCATAACCCAAACTCCAGGTACACCGCACATAGTCACTCCAGCATAAATACGGAattgtttatgtttgttgttgttgggtttttttcccaacCGCATTGGAAAGGTCGTCAGCAATCGTCGAgtctagttttgtttttttccagaaaaaTAGAAACGCAATATATACGGAATACGAGTTGTTTGGAAGCACACTACACTGTCATATTGGAGAAAATAAGTACACTGATGCACCTTCTTGGGTGACAAAATCGCAAGTCCGTTGCAAGACCACACCGCTTTGACTGGGTTATGGTGTGTCGACCGCCATTTTGAAAGCGTCGTCTGAATTTCTGAGAAGGCTATTACCAAAAACATCCATATATACAGAGCGTGATTTGGTGTTGCTCTACGAGAATAATTAAAGCAGACTTATCAAGCTTTCTGAGTGGTGCCTGTTGGACACTGAAAACTTTTTAGGCTTTCAATTATATAATGTAGCGAGAGGCTTCCGACCCGCAAATAATCAATCGATGGCACTGAAAGAAACCCATCTCCCCTAACATACACACTAAAAAGCCATAGACtaagatattagtgtctatgttcCGATTGAATATTCAGTCGAAAACAGTCAAAGGccttcaagcgtgtgtgtgtgtgtgtgtgtgtgtgtgtgtgtgtgtgtgtggttttgttggggttttgttgttgtttgtttgtttgtttttttgggggggttgtttgtattttttgggggaggggttgcgtgtgtgtgccggtgtatgtgtgtgtgtgtgtgtgtgagtgtgtgtgtgcgtgtatgagtgtcagtgtatgtgagtgtgtgtgtgtgtgtgtgtgtgtgttttggctttttttattttttttaattttaatagtGAACCATAATATTGTTTAATCAcaaaaatgtgttttgtgttttcttcttttcttttgctttcaagTTTGTCCATCTTTATTTCCCCTCTGGTGCAGGTCATCTGGGCAAGACAGCAGGGGAGGTGACCCTGCTGAAGTTCCGTGCCCCCAGAGACCCCTGTGACGCCTTGCTGCAGGACTGGGCCGGCCGTCAGCCTGACGTCACTCTCAGGGACCTCCTCCACGTCATGCAGCGCATGCAGCGCCTGGACGTCATCAAGACCATCCAGGACTTTGTTTTGTAGGAgaagggggggatagggggggggggacgggaggggaagagagagagagagagagagagagagagagagagactgacactgagactgggatattttattcatttaaggccttggTCCCACatgaagaggggcaacaacaaAGTAAATAATCAATACGTAAATCAGATAggcaccacaggtcctcacagAATTTATGATGCAAGAGAGACCCCTCGCAGCCGAAATGCTTTGAACAGGAAAAGAGCCAAACTACGAACAATGTTTTCATTattgagggagaaacagagagagacagggggttgggggtgagcgGGAAAGAGGGAATTGGGGAGACGAACACTTTAAAACCGCTATGATACCCCATGTTATTCAtgaatccacagagagagagagagagagattcagactgtGTTGTTCAGAAAGTTTTATTATGCTGTGTTTACCCCACGTTAATCatgaatgcacagagagagagagagagagagagagagagagagagagaattcagactGTGTTGTTCAGAAAGTTTTATTATGCTGTGCATGTATTGCTGTTCAAGAGACCTATGTGTATTTGTTGAAGTCAAAGCGAAAACGAAACGAGAAGGGTGTATTACGGTTGTCTGGTGATGTGTTTCATTGTTTCTGGCTGTATGTACTGTCTTGACATAGTGTTTCATGTGAATTCAAAACAAAGATGTCTTCCTGAATTAGAGAGATagcatgtacacgtgtgtgcgtgcgtgcttgaatgcgtgcgcgtgtatatgtgtgcgtgtgtgtgatagagagagggagagagagatatggcaaCTTaattactgtaaaaaaaaagggggggggggaagcaaaattCCATAAACCCACTATTGTAAAAAGATTAAATATTTTTTCCGATGCATTTACAACAGCGAAAAATGAACGAGAAGTGGTATAATAAATATTCCATAtatatcttattttttttaacgGTTGTTGACTGATCAGGTTTTGTTGAACAATATCAGCTAAGGAAATGTGGTGATAATGAAAGCGTGTTCGTCCGTGATTGCgcgttcaatgtgtgtgtgtgtgtgtgtgtgagtgagagagagcgagagcgcgcgcatgtgtacgcgagtgtgtgcgtgcgtgtatgtatgtgtctgcgtgtgtgtgtgtgtgtgtgcgtgtgttcgcgcgAACATGCATACGATTTCAGATGCAAACTGATTTGAGCAAAGTATCAAACAACATAAGAAAAAAGCGATATTTATTTATGAAAAAGCAAAATAGTTTCAAATCATTCAAACAAAAtcttgatttacacacacacacacacacactggtatcatcgatataacaaaacaaagaccCCAAAACAACGCTGCCACTTCTAAACATACATATCCCAGCGTGATATGATGTAATAATGAAAACGTTTGAACATACACATCACATATCGCGATATATCTCAACAAAAAAGCTTacggtgtgtatttgttttagtgagagcgtgtgtgtgtgtgtgtgtgtttgtgtgtgtgtgctttgtctttGGCATATTCCAGCTGTCTTACATGCAAGCCTTGATCATAATGCCCTTTGTTCCCCTCACACTGATGTCAGTTTTTAACTCTACGGGCCCCTGAGGTAGAGCGCATTATTTAACACCCATTAATCTTATCAAGATCACACTGATGCTGTCACTGACATACGCACCTGAGATGTATTCATCCCGTCAGGGATGAGTTAATCTGATCCCTACTGGtttgaagacaaaaatgactgcaggattcttcaaagacaaaaaaataaagtttataaaaaccttttgggtggtagttgaatcctcgttgtcaagtgatgagaagaggacagtgtgaataggaaaacCTATGTGAGGACATCTCActactggtttgttttttttttgggggggggttgtttgtttttgttgttgtttcctttaggAGTCGCTCAGCCTCTGAACAAAGCAGCTTACAGTaatactttgtatttgtatttgtatttctttttatcacaacagatttctctgtgtgaaatttggggtgctctccccagggagagcgcgtcgctataccacagcgccacccttttttttcttttttttttcctgcgtgcacttttatttgtttttcctatcgaagtggattttcctacagaattttgccaggatcaacccctttgttgccgtgggttcttttacgtgctctaagtgcatgctgcacacgggacctcggtttatcgtctcatccgaatgactagcgtccagaccaccactcaaggtctagtggcagggggagaaaatatcggcggctgagccgtgattcgaaccagcgcgctcaaattctctcgcttcctaggcggacgcgttacctctaggccatcactccacttaagagCACACTGATGTTGCAAGTTAACCTGATTGCtacgtattttttgttttgttttggggggttttctttaGGAGTCGTTCAGCCTCCGAACGAAGCAGCTTAcagtaacactttttttttttttccctgcgctTCGAAATGAATTCGTCTTGTGCACATTACACTTCAAAATGGCAAAGGATGGAACCCAGATGGGCAGTGATGACAGTTCTGGTTGCCCAATCGGTTTTCTACAACATAGCCTGTTTAAAGGTGTAACTGTTTACAAATCACTTGACAGAAATCAAAAGCGTACAAATGCTAAATCTGTTATTGACATATTTCATCAGCAAAATTGTGGCTGATTGTCCTACAAACTGAGGTCTGGGCCTTACAGTCATATCAGAGTTTCCTCGACATTGTGACCTTGAATCAGAACAAGGTCAGAATGACTGGTTTTACTTTCTTTAGATGATGTCAGAATGATTTGACAACTTTATTTGGATGTTCAAATCGTGTATTCATTTACCTCAGCCAAACAGTTAACAAGGCGTGGCTTACCACGGctcgtcaaaacacacacacacacacacacacacacacacacacacacatgtacataacaagactcaacaaaagatcggccatatcaacaacaacaacaacaacaaaaaaggcgtATTTGCATATTTCTATCAACTGATGCAACAACACAGAAGAATAAGTCTTTTTTTGTTCCACAGTAAAAACTAATCACTGGTTGACGAAACGACACTGTGGCCACACAGTGTCTACTGGACTCCTCTCCAGGGGAAGGGCGGGCCCTCAAATCCTGACTGTGAGGCGTGgctcaccatcatcctcaccagtGTCCGGCCCAGACCCACAGCCGCCATGACGCCCATAATGCCCAGAAGGCGAATACCCATGTAAAATCCTGGCATTCTGGATGATAAAAgatggtaaagaaaaaaaaaccatactgATTTGACTCATTAACGTAGTCATagtaagctagagagagagagagagagtgaacccTGAAAACAGAAATGTTTGTGCCATTAGCTGTGAAGCTGTAGTGACATAGTCGGTACAATTCACAACAAAAATGATGCAAAACAGACAAAATGGAACTGAAAGGAAAAACAGATTTGGAGCAAAATAAACCAATAAGAGTAAAGCAACACTGTGGCacttgagagaggagagagagagtcgagtcAAAAACATTTTTCAGTATAAGCCATGGCCCGTTctgaagactggagagagagagagacagagacagagagcagacaatcacattagaaacagacagagaggcacaaagagagaaagtgtgagtgtgagagagttaGGGGACAGAAACACACCAGACAATCAcatgtgagggatagagagacagaggggcaaaaggagagaaagagtgagagcgagtgaaaaggggtgggggaggggagagaaacacaccagACAATCAcattagagacacacagagaacagagagagaggcaaagagaaagacgagtgagagagagaaagtgagggacagagaaacacaccagACAATCACATTAGAAGGAGAgatgcacaaagagagaaagaggttgggtttggctgggttttttcttttgttttggttgtttttttttaacaggagtcagtgagagaaagagagtgagggggtgtgagaggcagagaaacacaccAGACAATGccattggagagacagagaggcacaaagagagagagacagagagagagagagagagagagagagacagaaagctgaATGTGCGAAACGGGAATGGCAGCTTGGCGAATCAGGACAAGGACTGGTCAAGCTCACAAGAGGCCACAGAGGGAGGTGGGACAATCAATGAGTAGGCGACATGGGGACAGACGAATCTGACCCGCTCACTCACTTTTACCTAAATTCTTAACTTAACTCCCCAAGCCCGGCCTTTGTACGAACCTTTCCTCCACGCTGTTTGAACAGCCGTTGAAAAAGCGCCGACGACTGATGATGTAGAACAGACCACATATGGCAGAGGGTACTGCAACAAAGTTCATGATCACCTTCATCACCGCTAccggcatcatcaccaccactgttttCATGataatcaccactatcaccatcatcaagttcatgatcaccatcatcatcatcacctatgatcatcatcactaccatcgccacccccatcatcgtcataatcaccataatcatcattaccatcatcgccacaaacatcaacaacatcaccatcattattaccattattaagTTTAGCGGCACTACCATCCACATCAGCAATGACATACATCGACATTATCGCTTATGTTACAATATATAGcaataacaattatgataaaaaCTTAAGAACGCCAAAGACAACCACAGATTAAATAACAGTACGCAATAAAGCTCAGTTCTGCTGGCAAAATTAATAGTGAGGCACTGGCAATTAAAATGCATCCagcgcagttgtgtgtgtgtgtgtgtgtgtgtgtgtgtgtgtgtgtgtgtgtgtgctatgcataaaaaacagaaaaaaacctgtaataatgttgataataattataacaatagtgatgaaaaaaaacacactaacaaaGTGTTGCAAAGCGCTGAATCTTAtacatagacaaatcaaagcgcttgcaCACCGTTccagtcattcagtcacacagacagtgagatcgGGATCACCAAACGATCCGTACAAGCTGCTGTAAAAGCCTCGCTCACCTTGATGGAAAAACAGCGTGGAACTCCACAGAAAGGTGATGAAGACGGGGTGCCATTCTAGCACGGTCTGTCTGCAACAAAACAACGATAATGAATGAAACCCAATCGTCAATAATCATTATGCACGATCATAACCACCCCACtaagtgttatctcacagttttCAGGATCATCTGATTCTGTTTTTGCTTCCGATTCAGTAAGATTGTCATTTCTCCACCCTCAGtttaccccttccccccactgctgaccaccaccaacacccccttcGTCAACTGATATCATCACAACAATTACCTCCACTAAAGCATTCATGATGAATGGGGGTCAGCCTGATATGCCCAGAGGCTGGACAGGGATGGAAATCGTGTGCCgtgtgtagagggggagggggaggggatgctcgtgcgcgcgcgcgcgtgtgtgtcagtgtctgtgtgttgttttcattgaGTGTGTTTCGGTCTTTGGTAACGTGCAGTGGTG is a window of Babylonia areolata isolate BAREFJ2019XMU chromosome 5, ASM4173473v1, whole genome shotgun sequence DNA encoding:
- the LOC143281937 gene encoding microsomal glutathione S-transferase 2-like encodes the protein MAPMFSMFATGPVTASRVVLTGIVTLGAGIQLVVFARRVYHARKQYEIEFPAVSGNRDFERIYRAQQTVLEWHPVFITFLWSSTLFFHQVPSAICGLFYIISRRRFFNGCSNSVEERMPGFYMGIRLLGIMGVMAAVGLGRTLVRMMVSHASQSGFEGPPFPWRGVQ